In Desulfarculaceae bacterium, the following are encoded in one genomic region:
- a CDS encoding ATP-binding cassette domain-containing protein, translating into MSSNHKAILKLEGVSKFYRTRGNRYGKGAGTVVALSKVNLNFRRGEIFGLVGESGSGKTTAGRLVVRLEEPSEGRITLDGADITHLKGKGMRDYRRKVQMVFQDPYQSLNPQMTIADAVAEPLITNKVGDPADHLERVLAVLDTAGLSPAEDFVYRFPHQLSGGQRQRVAIARAIVLEPSLLVADEPTSMLDASYSAQIFEILQGVRDQLGATIIFITHSMAAARYLCDRIAVIYHGHLVEQGPAEAVINSPSHPYTKALIDATPKFGRCEGVPTYGTYLPAPREATRLAGCPFFRRCSLAERHRCSATYPQWHEVAEDQLCLCHFAGQGGESPPPDGGECRLGG; encoded by the coding sequence ATGAGCTCGAACCACAAGGCCATCCTCAAGCTGGAAGGAGTGAGCAAGTTCTACCGCACCCGGGGCAACCGCTACGGCAAGGGCGCGGGGACGGTGGTGGCGCTGAGCAAGGTGAACCTCAACTTCCGGCGGGGCGAGATTTTCGGCCTGGTGGGCGAAAGCGGCTCCGGCAAGACCACCGCCGGCCGCCTGGTGGTGCGCCTGGAGGAGCCCAGCGAGGGGCGCATAACCTTGGACGGCGCGGACATCACCCACCTCAAGGGCAAGGGTATGCGGGACTACCGCCGCAAGGTGCAGATGGTCTTCCAGGACCCCTACCAGTCCCTGAACCCTCAGATGACCATCGCCGACGCGGTGGCCGAGCCCCTGATCACCAACAAGGTGGGCGATCCGGCCGATCACCTGGAGCGGGTGCTGGCGGTGCTGGACACGGCAGGGCTCTCCCCGGCCGAGGACTTCGTGTACCGCTTCCCCCACCAGCTCTCCGGGGGCCAGCGCCAGCGGGTGGCCATCGCCCGGGCCATCGTGTTGGAGCCCAGCCTGCTGGTGGCCGACGAGCCCACCAGCATGCTCGACGCCTCCTACTCGGCCCAGATCTTCGAGATTCTGCAAGGGGTGCGCGACCAGCTGGGAGCCACCATCATTTTCATCACCCACTCCATGGCCGCGGCCCGCTATCTCTGCGACCGCATCGCGGTGATCTATCACGGCCATCTGGTGGAGCAGGGTCCGGCCGAGGCGGTGATCAACTCGCCCAGCCACCCCTACACCAAGGCCCTGATCGACGCGACGCCCAAGTTCGGACGCTGCGAGGGGGTGCCCACCTACGGCACCTATCTGCCCGCTCCCCGTGAGGCCACCCGCCTGGCCGGTTGCCCCTTTTTCCGGCGCTGCTCCCTGGCCGAGCGCCACCGCTGCTCGGCGACCTATCCCCAGTGGCACGAGGTGGCCGAGGACCAGCTGTGCCTGTGTCACTTCGCGGGACAAGGCGGCGAGTCCCCGCCGCCGGACGGCGGCGAATGCCGTCTGGGGGGCTGA
- a CDS encoding ABC transporter permease produces the protein MSAEATLQSLKAGRRALWRQRLAENWRVFRGNLLGKIGLSLLVMFGLMAALSYIPPMIDPMYHPMTGVDPKVVSSVGPSWQHWLGTDFMGRDILAQLLAGARVAFMVGVSAAFMSVVLGTAVGMTAGYMGKLPDTILMRLADMIMVLPTLLVVLMLAALFGRLSIWMIVLMIALFRWPGVSRVIRAQTLSLKQRPFIDAARVAGASHSRIIFRHIMPNVLPLAFLYMTFRVTSAIVIEAGLAFLGFGDPGTVSWGMMLQWVWKTGHMFTAPYWLLPPGICISLITLSFYMLGRAMDEVLDPRLRDETQAG, from the coding sequence ATGAGCGCTGAAGCAACCCTGCAATCATTGAAAGCGGGCCGCCGCGCCCTGTGGCGCCAGCGCCTGGCCGAAAACTGGCGGGTGTTCCGGGGCAACCTCCTGGGCAAGATCGGCCTGAGCCTGTTGGTCATGTTCGGGCTCATGGCCGCCCTGAGCTACATCCCGCCCATGATCGACCCCATGTACCATCCCATGACCGGGGTGGACCCCAAGGTGGTCTCCTCGGTGGGCCCCAGCTGGCAGCACTGGCTGGGCACCGACTTCATGGGGCGCGACATCCTGGCCCAGCTGTTGGCCGGGGCGCGGGTGGCCTTCATGGTGGGCGTGTCGGCGGCCTTCATGTCCGTGGTGCTGGGCACCGCGGTGGGCATGACCGCCGGCTACATGGGCAAGCTGCCCGACACTATCCTCATGCGCCTGGCCGACATGATAATGGTGCTGCCCACCCTCTTGGTGGTCTTGATGCTGGCCGCCCTGTTCGGCCGCCTGTCCATCTGGATGATCGTGCTCATGATCGCCCTGTTCCGCTGGCCGGGGGTCAGCCGGGTCATCCGGGCCCAGACGCTCAGCCTTAAGCAGCGGCCCTTCATCGACGCGGCCCGGGTGGCAGGGGCCAGCCACAGCCGCATCATTTTCCGGCACATCATGCCCAACGTCTTGCCCCTGGCGTTTCTTTACATGACCTTCCGGGTCACCAGCGCCATCGTCATCGAGGCGGGCCTGGCCTTCCTGGGCTTCGGCGATCCGGGCACCGTGAGCTGGGGCATGATGCTGCAATGGGTGTGGAAGACGGGCCACATGTTCACCGCGCCCTATTGGCTCCTGCCGCCGGGCATCTGCATCAGCCTCATCACCCTGTCGTTCTACATGCTGGGCCGGGCCATGGACGAGGTCCTGGACCCCCGGCTGCGCGACGAGACCCAGGCGGGCTGA
- a CDS encoding TRAP transporter fused permease subunit, translating to MPEQPTAAPPATRLFPTWWDAALALVSVAMALYHLINVYWSVVGTIEHRMIHLVFALVLIFLGAAKTAKQSKGRWFWWLMIAASVGVVAYLWVNLERLLFNVGFPTTLDVVVGFTVLFIVFAACWRSFGWILPAMACLLLSYGFFGYLLGGPELGVGELITTVDLTFGSYDLWGTILIISANVIFLFIFFGGMLGALGANDFFLELGKVVGRYSRSGPAMTAVISSALMGTTTGQATPNIAVTGAFTIPLMKRVGYKPEVAASVEAAASGGAQIMPPIMGAGAFVMADLLGVPYADIITAAAIPAGLYFVSVAFFVHFAALKLKVAPLTEKPDRGVLLATGPLFLMPVGAILVLFFLGFPAMFAAFWGILSLLFLSLLRRRTRPSLKQTLDGCVKGAVTGAKVAVACATLGPIIALVTKTGLGLLVGYSVESWAGGSLFLALFMAMACVIILGLEVPTVAAYLVGAMVAIPALIRLGLEPIQAHMFAFYFGAFSGLTPPVGMAAIVASRIAEARYIKTALLSIGAASAGFLVPYVFAYNPSLLLVPGTEVGPLMATMALVVLGLGALQMGFVGYMAHGLHMLERVLVVAAGGGLLAAAALGQSWLLIPAGGLLAVIIMNNLRKRRAAGPPEEATAPSPAGAAASRRA from the coding sequence ATGCCCGAGCAACCCACAGCGGCCCCCCCGGCCACGCGCCTGTTCCCCACCTGGTGGGACGCGGCCCTGGCCCTGGTTTCGGTGGCCATGGCCCTGTACCACCTGATCAACGTGTATTGGTCCGTGGTGGGCACCATAGAGCACCGCATGATCCACCTGGTCTTCGCCCTGGTGCTCATCTTCCTGGGCGCGGCCAAGACGGCTAAGCAGAGCAAGGGGCGCTGGTTCTGGTGGCTGATGATCGCGGCGTCGGTGGGGGTGGTGGCCTATCTCTGGGTGAACCTGGAGCGCCTGCTGTTCAACGTGGGCTTCCCCACCACCCTGGACGTGGTGGTGGGCTTCACGGTCCTCTTCATCGTCTTCGCGGCCTGCTGGCGGAGCTTCGGGTGGATACTGCCGGCCATGGCCTGCCTGCTTCTGTCCTACGGCTTTTTCGGCTATCTGCTGGGCGGTCCCGAGCTGGGGGTGGGCGAGCTGATCACCACGGTGGACTTAACCTTCGGCTCCTACGACCTGTGGGGCACCATCCTGATCATCAGCGCCAACGTCATCTTCCTGTTCATCTTCTTCGGGGGCATGCTGGGGGCGCTGGGGGCCAACGACTTTTTCCTGGAGCTGGGCAAGGTGGTGGGGCGCTACTCCCGCTCCGGCCCGGCCATGACCGCGGTGATCTCCTCGGCGCTCATGGGCACCACCACCGGCCAGGCCACTCCCAACATCGCGGTCACCGGGGCCTTCACCATCCCCCTGATGAAGCGGGTGGGCTATAAGCCCGAGGTGGCGGCCAGCGTGGAGGCGGCGGCCTCGGGCGGGGCCCAGATCATGCCGCCCATCATGGGGGCGGGCGCTTTCGTCATGGCCGACCTGTTGGGCGTGCCCTACGCGGACATCATCACCGCCGCGGCCATCCCGGCGGGGCTCTACTTCGTGTCCGTGGCCTTTTTCGTGCACTTCGCGGCCCTGAAGCTCAAGGTGGCCCCGCTCACCGAAAAGCCGGACCGGGGGGTGCTCTTGGCCACCGGGCCGCTGTTCCTCATGCCGGTGGGGGCCATCCTGGTGCTGTTCTTCCTGGGCTTTCCGGCCATGTTCGCCGCCTTCTGGGGCATCCTCAGCCTGCTGTTCCTCAGCCTTCTGCGCCGCCGCACCCGGCCCTCGCTCAAGCAGACCCTGGACGGCTGCGTCAAGGGCGCGGTCACCGGGGCCAAGGTGGCCGTGGCCTGCGCCACCCTGGGGCCGATCATCGCCCTGGTCACCAAGACCGGCTTGGGGCTCTTGGTGGGCTACTCGGTGGAGTCCTGGGCCGGGGGCAGCCTGTTCCTGGCCCTGTTTATGGCCATGGCCTGCGTGATCATCCTGGGCCTGGAAGTGCCCACGGTGGCCGCCTATCTGGTGGGGGCCATGGTGGCCATCCCCGCCCTGATCCGCCTGGGCCTGGAGCCCATCCAGGCCCACATGTTCGCCTTTTACTTCGGGGCCTTCTCCGGCCTCACCCCGCCGGTGGGCATGGCCGCCATCGTGGCCAGCCGCATCGCCGAGGCGCGCTACATCAAGACCGCCCTGTTGTCCATCGGCGCGGCGTCGGCCGGGTTCCTGGTTCCCTACGTGTTTGCCTACAATCCCTCCCTGCTCTTGGTGCCGGGCACCGAGGTGGGGCCCCTGATGGCCACGATGGCCCTGGTGGTGCTGGGCCTGGGCGCCTTGCAGATGGGTTTCGTGGGCTACATGGCCCACGGCCTCCACATGCTGGAGCGGGTTCTGGTGGTCGCCGCGGGCGGGGGCCTTTTGGCAGCCGCCGCCCTGGGCCAGTCCTGGCTGCTCATCCCGGCCGGGGGCCTCTTAGCCGTCATCATAATGAACAACCTGCGCAAGCGCCGGGCCGCCGGCCCGCCGGAGGAGGCCACCGCGCCCTCTCCGGCCGGGGCCGCCGCCTCCCGCCGCGCCTGA
- a CDS encoding ABC transporter substrate-binding protein, whose product MKCLKRSYLARGLALAVMAVVLLGGLAVTPAAAANGMLKIGVLEEPKSLNLWLATDAWSNRVLSLIYEPLFIREPKTNKLVPWLAAGEPVYDAGKMTYTVKLRPAKWSDGSEFTAEDVVFTGNLIKKFRMPRHSSKWSFIEEVVAVDKHTVRFELKRPKAIFLTRTLVTPIVQKKQWEKIVASAKGAEKPLTVILRHKLENPIGTGPFTVSKWQKGVFVFMKANPYFFGKGQTISGHKLGPHIKGIIFKVYGTADAAILALRKGSIDFYWNSIQAGYLEQLKDDKDIKLFVNNKSGLYYLGFNLRKEPFDDVALRRAVATLVSKEFIIKRILQGYGEVLHSMIPPGNDFYYNPDVPKYGYGLSMDQRMKMAYDILRQAGYTWETPPVDANGKVVRGVGIRLPNGDPMKEFTILTPPADYDPHRAMSGQMIQEWLRAAGMPAVSRPMAFGALIQKVKGQHDFDAFILGYGKLSLDPGYLRAFFHSRFNKERGYNMSGYESAAFDALSTESNNAMDPNLRREMIFQMQVMLMNAVPYVPLYNPQVVEGVRSDRFTGWVPGLGGVGNIWSLCEIKAK is encoded by the coding sequence GTGAAGTGTCTTAAGCGGAGCTATTTGGCCCGCGGCCTGGCCCTGGCGGTCATGGCGGTGGTTTTATTGGGCGGCCTGGCCGTCACCCCGGCGGCGGCCGCCAACGGCATGCTCAAGATCGGGGTGCTCGAGGAGCCCAAGAGCCTCAACCTGTGGCTGGCCACCGACGCTTGGTCCAACCGGGTGCTTAGCCTGATCTACGAGCCTCTGTTTATCCGTGAGCCCAAGACCAACAAGCTGGTGCCCTGGCTGGCCGCCGGCGAGCCGGTCTACGACGCGGGCAAGATGACCTACACCGTCAAACTCCGCCCGGCCAAATGGTCCGACGGCAGCGAGTTCACCGCCGAGGACGTGGTCTTCACCGGCAATTTGATCAAGAAGTTCCGCATGCCTCGCCACAGCTCCAAGTGGAGCTTCATCGAGGAAGTGGTGGCCGTGGACAAGCACACGGTGCGCTTCGAGCTCAAGCGGCCCAAGGCCATCTTCCTCACCCGCACCCTGGTCACCCCCATCGTGCAGAAGAAGCAGTGGGAGAAGATCGTGGCCAGCGCCAAGGGCGCCGAGAAGCCGCTCACGGTCATCCTGCGCCACAAGCTGGAAAACCCCATCGGCACCGGGCCCTTCACGGTGAGCAAGTGGCAAAAGGGCGTCTTCGTGTTCATGAAGGCCAACCCCTACTTCTTCGGCAAGGGCCAGACCATCTCCGGCCACAAGCTGGGGCCCCATATCAAGGGCATCATCTTCAAGGTCTACGGCACCGCCGACGCGGCCATCCTGGCGCTCAGGAAGGGCAGCATCGACTTCTACTGGAACAGCATCCAGGCCGGTTACCTTGAGCAGCTCAAGGACGACAAGGACATCAAGCTGTTCGTGAACAACAAGAGCGGCCTGTACTACCTGGGCTTCAACCTGCGCAAGGAGCCCTTCGACGACGTGGCCCTCCGGCGCGCGGTGGCCACCCTGGTGAGCAAGGAATTCATCATCAAGCGCATCCTCCAGGGCTACGGCGAGGTGCTGCACTCCATGATCCCGCCGGGCAACGATTTCTACTACAACCCCGACGTGCCCAAGTACGGCTACGGCCTGTCCATGGACCAGCGCATGAAGATGGCCTACGACATCTTGCGCCAGGCGGGCTACACCTGGGAGACCCCGCCGGTGGACGCCAACGGCAAGGTGGTCAGGGGCGTGGGCATTCGCCTGCCCAACGGCGACCCCATGAAGGAGTTCACCATCCTCACCCCGCCGGCCGACTACGACCCCCACCGGGCCATGAGCGGCCAGATGATCCAGGAGTGGCTGCGCGCCGCCGGCATGCCCGCGGTGAGCCGCCCCATGGCCTTCGGGGCCCTGATCCAGAAGGTCAAGGGCCAGCATGACTTCGACGCCTTCATCCTGGGCTACGGCAAGCTGTCCCTGGACCCGGGCTACCTCAGGGCCTTCTTCCACTCCAGGTTCAACAAGGAGCGGGGCTACAACATGAGCGGCTACGAGAGCGCCGCCTTCGACGCCCTGTCCACCGAGTCCAACAACGCCATGGACCCCAACCTGCGGCGGGAGATGATCTTCCAGATGCAGGTCATGCTCATGAACGCGGTGCCCTACGTGCCCCTGTACAATCCCCAGGTTGTCGAGGGCGTGCGTTCCGACCGCTTCACCGGCTGGGTGCCTGGGCTGGGCGGCGTGGGCAACATCTGGTCCCTGTGCGAGATAAAGGCCAAGTAA
- a CDS encoding ABC transporter ATP-binding protein, with the protein MALLNVENLCIGYRTKNGVLKAVDGVNITLEEGRSLGLVGESGCGKTTIGMALMGLLPPNGEITGGRIVLDGLEISALNEEQLREVRWNQVAMIFQAAMNALNPVIRISAQMIEAIKTHRPDMDDDAILERVEGLFNLVGLPLERLHDFPHQYSGGMKQRAIIAMALALNPKLIIADEPTTALDVIVQDQILKETKALQEQFDIGIIFISHDISIVAEVCHDIGVMYAGQLVESGPAQEVFFNSKHPYTQALVGSFPTLAGPKSKLTPIPGEPPNLVGTIPGCRFCDRCPKDTASCKLQPPKWQQVSERHWVLCDHC; encoded by the coding sequence ATGGCGCTACTCAACGTAGAAAACCTTTGCATCGGCTACCGCACCAAGAACGGGGTGCTCAAGGCGGTGGATGGGGTGAACATCACCCTGGAAGAGGGACGCTCCCTGGGCCTGGTGGGCGAGAGCGGCTGCGGCAAGACCACCATCGGCATGGCCCTTATGGGCCTGCTGCCCCCCAACGGCGAGATCACCGGCGGCCGCATCGTCCTGGACGGCCTGGAGATAAGCGCCCTGAACGAGGAGCAGCTCCGGGAGGTGCGCTGGAACCAGGTGGCCATGATCTTCCAGGCGGCCATGAACGCCCTGAACCCGGTGATCCGCATCAGCGCCCAGATGATCGAGGCCATCAAGACCCACCGCCCGGACATGGACGACGACGCTATTCTGGAGCGGGTGGAGGGGCTGTTCAATCTGGTGGGCCTGCCCCTGGAGCGGCTGCACGACTTCCCCCACCAATACTCCGGGGGCATGAAGCAGCGGGCCATCATCGCCATGGCCCTGGCCCTGAACCCCAAGCTGATCATCGCCGACGAGCCCACCACCGCCCTGGACGTGATCGTGCAGGACCAGATACTCAAAGAGACCAAGGCCCTGCAAGAGCAGTTCGATATCGGCATCATCTTCATCAGCCACGACATCTCCATCGTGGCCGAGGTGTGCCACGACATCGGGGTGATGTACGCCGGTCAGCTGGTGGAGTCCGGCCCGGCGCAGGAGGTGTTTTTCAACTCCAAGCACCCCTACACCCAGGCCCTGGTGGGCTCCTTCCCCACCCTGGCCGGGCCCAAGAGCAAACTGACCCCCATTCCCGGGGAACCGCCCAACCTGGTCGGCACCATCCCGGGCTGCCGTTTCTGCGACCGCTGCCCCAAGGACACCGCCTCCTGCAAGCTTCAGCCTCCTAAGTGGCAGCAGGTCAGCGAGCGTCACTGGGTCCTGTGCGACCATTGCTAG
- a CDS encoding RimK family alpha-L-glutamate ligase — MRRLGVVSVHGEEFHPNRRLMQAARERGVELVLMHPFRAGCALDDDAAGLLGGPEPPPAALPRVGSTISPYTLAYLHHLELLGVRLVNRPGPIARASHKYLCAQAMAAAGCPTPDTCLVNRAESWELAVERLGGYPLVAKLPQGRQGTGVALLRDEDQAALARQMWLQQRRGVLLQRYLPPEGRRDYRVLVLGGEAVAGVELSPPPGDFRANVHLGGAPVNHPPTGDTARLALEATAAVGLDAAGVDLVRSASGELMVMEVNFSPGFKGLEEATGLDFAGRLLDFALANS; from the coding sequence GTGAGGCGCCTGGGCGTGGTCTCGGTGCACGGGGAGGAGTTCCATCCCAACCGGCGGCTGATGCAGGCCGCCCGGGAGCGCGGAGTGGAGCTGGTGCTCATGCATCCCTTCCGCGCCGGGTGCGCCCTGGACGACGATGCCGCCGGCCTGCTGGGCGGCCCGGAGCCCCCGCCGGCGGCCCTGCCCCGGGTGGGCTCCACCATCAGCCCCTACACCCTGGCCTATCTTCATCACCTGGAGCTTCTGGGCGTGCGCCTGGTCAACCGGCCGGGCCCCATCGCCCGGGCCAGCCACAAGTACCTCTGCGCCCAGGCCATGGCCGCGGCCGGATGCCCCACCCCGGACACCTGCCTGGTCAACCGGGCCGAGAGCTGGGAGCTGGCCGTTGAGCGCCTGGGCGGCTATCCCCTGGTGGCCAAGCTGCCCCAGGGCCGCCAGGGCACCGGGGTGGCCCTGCTGCGCGACGAGGACCAGGCCGCCCTGGCCAGGCAAATGTGGCTCCAGCAGCGGCGGGGGGTGCTCTTGCAGCGCTACCTGCCTCCCGAAGGCCGCCGCGACTACCGGGTGCTGGTCTTGGGGGGCGAGGCCGTGGCCGGGGTGGAGCTGAGCCCGCCGCCGGGAGACTTCCGGGCCAACGTGCACCTGGGCGGCGCGCCGGTGAACCACCCGCCGACGGGCGACACCGCCCGCCTGGCCCTGGAGGCCACGGCGGCGGTGGGTTTGGACGCGGCCGGGGTGGACCTGGTGCGCTCCGCCAGCGGCGAGCTGATGGTCATGGAAGTGAACTTCTCCCCTGGTTTCAAGGGGCTGGAAGAAGCCACCGGCTTGGATTTCGCCGGGAGGCTGTTGGATTTCGCCCTGGCAAACTCCTGA
- a CDS encoding AMP-binding protein, with protein sequence MLMGRALARSAERNPGKTAIIYEDRSWTYDQLNRRVNRLCWALSAWGLAKGDKLAVLALNGPEYLEIYHACAKLGVWLVPINYRLKAPEVGYRLEHSRASALVLGPEYLPLFDGLDPECKRAVRDRVMVLGSELTPPAMASYEQMLAAGEEAEPEVDLAPEDILFIGYTGGTTGRSKGALTSNRAIVAGYLYKVLDYGLGPGEVTLNPGPFWHTAPRNFSSLALYMGGTAVVMKSFDPAEYLRLVAKHKVTYSFLVPTMFSAILGLGDHQDHDISSLKVLLSGGSPLPTPVKEAALRRFGPVLNEFYAATETLIVTSINAREMTRKTRSVGRPVWDSYVKLLDDKGRPTPQGQVGEVYMRCPSLFSGYYRDPEKTAASFRDGWFTLGDMGRLDEEGFLYIVDRRTDMVISGGENIYPSEVEEVLLRHPKVAEVAVIGVPDEKWGETLKAVVVLKNGQQSSYEEIAEYCADKLADYLKPRTVDFVAELPRSPVGKVLKRKLRDQYWGDAEFKV encoded by the coding sequence ATGCTGATGGGCAGGGCCTTGGCCCGGAGCGCCGAACGCAACCCCGGCAAGACCGCGATTATCTACGAGGACCGCTCCTGGACCTACGACCAGCTCAACCGGCGGGTGAACCGCCTGTGTTGGGCCCTGAGCGCCTGGGGCCTGGCCAAGGGCGACAAGCTGGCGGTGCTGGCCCTCAACGGGCCGGAGTATCTGGAGATCTACCACGCCTGCGCCAAGCTGGGGGTGTGGCTGGTGCCCATCAACTACCGCCTCAAGGCCCCGGAGGTGGGCTACCGCCTGGAGCACTCCCGGGCTTCGGCCCTGGTGCTGGGGCCGGAATATTTGCCGCTGTTCGATGGCCTGGACCCGGAGTGCAAGCGGGCGGTGCGGGACCGGGTGATGGTGCTGGGCAGCGAGTTGACGCCCCCGGCCATGGCCTCCTACGAGCAGATGCTGGCCGCGGGCGAGGAGGCCGAGCCCGAGGTGGACCTGGCGCCCGAGGACATCCTGTTCATCGGATACACCGGGGGCACCACCGGCCGCTCCAAGGGCGCGCTCACTTCCAACCGGGCCATCGTGGCCGGCTACCTTTACAAGGTGCTGGACTACGGCCTGGGGCCGGGCGAGGTCACCCTGAACCCCGGCCCCTTCTGGCACACCGCGCCGCGCAACTTCTCCTCCCTGGCCCTGTACATGGGCGGCACCGCAGTGGTGATGAAAAGCTTCGACCCGGCCGAGTACCTGCGCCTGGTTGCTAAGCACAAGGTGACCTACAGCTTCCTGGTGCCCACCATGTTCAGCGCCATCCTGGGCCTGGGCGACCACCAGGACCACGACATCTCCAGCCTCAAGGTGCTGCTCTCGGGCGGCTCGCCCCTGCCCACCCCGGTCAAGGAGGCGGCCCTCAGGCGCTTCGGCCCGGTGCTCAACGAGTTCTACGCGGCCACCGAAACGCTCATCGTGACCAGCATCAACGCCCGGGAAATGACCCGCAAGACCCGCTCGGTGGGCCGCCCGGTGTGGGACTCTTACGTCAAGCTCCTGGACGACAAGGGCCGCCCCACCCCCCAGGGCCAGGTGGGCGAGGTGTACATGCGCTGCCCCAGCCTGTTCAGCGGCTATTACCGCGACCCGGAAAAGACCGCCGCCTCCTTCAGGGACGGCTGGTTCACCCTGGGCGACATGGGCCGCCTGGACGAAGAGGGCTTCCTCTACATCGTGGACCGCCGCACCGACATGGTGATCAGCGGGGGGGAAAACATCTACCCCAGCGAGGTGGAGGAGGTGCTCCTGAGGCATCCCAAGGTCGCCGAGGTGGCTGTGATCGGGGTGCCGGACGAGAAATGGGGCGAGACGCTCAAGGCGGTGGTGGTGCTGAAAAATGGCCAGCAGAGCAGCTACGAGGAGATCGCCGAGTACTGCGCCGACAAGCTGGCCGACTACCTGAAGCCGCGCACGGTGGACTTCGTGGCCGAGCTGCCCCGCAGCCCGGTGGGCAAGGTGCTCAAGCGCAAGCTCAGGGACCAATACTGGGGGGACGCCGAGTTCAAGGTGTAG
- a CDS encoding ABC transporter permease — translation MRKYIIKRLAQVVVILFFILTILFVLFRLAPGDPVSRMVDPEMTPEDAQHLIEQLGLDQPIWKQYLVYLKNFASGEFGYSIHYGEPVAKIIWEKLPNTILLFTTAVILSAMVGISWGKIAAWKKGKGADIGMTIAALVTHTLFLPWLALLLVWVFAYQLDWFPITGMVSEEVFLDPDAGFWAKAMDVGYHMVLPLATLFLIHFGSYLLVMRSSMLETLKEDYIVLARAKGLKDRDIRNKHAAPNAWLPVVTSVGLSLAFSINGGALTETVFSWPGIGRELVFAVSQNDYPLAQASFLLISTVVLFSNVVVDVLYAYLDPRIRY, via the coding sequence ATGAGGAAATACATCATAAAACGCCTGGCGCAGGTGGTGGTGATCCTGTTCTTTATCCTCACCATCCTGTTCGTGCTGTTCCGTCTGGCCCCGGGCGATCCGGTGTCGCGCATGGTGGACCCGGAGATGACTCCCGAGGACGCCCAGCACCTCATCGAGCAGCTTGGCCTGGACCAGCCTATCTGGAAGCAGTACCTGGTCTACCTGAAGAACTTCGCCTCGGGCGAGTTCGGCTACTCCATCCACTATGGAGAGCCGGTGGCCAAGATCATCTGGGAGAAGCTGCCCAACACCATCCTGCTGTTCACCACGGCGGTGATCCTCTCGGCCATGGTGGGCATATCCTGGGGCAAGATAGCCGCCTGGAAGAAGGGCAAGGGCGCCGACATCGGCATGACCATCGCCGCCCTGGTGACCCACACTCTGTTCCTACCCTGGTTGGCTCTCTTGCTGGTATGGGTCTTCGCCTACCAGTTGGACTGGTTCCCCATCACCGGCATGGTTTCCGAGGAGGTGTTCCTGGACCCGGATGCCGGGTTCTGGGCCAAGGCCATGGACGTGGGCTATCACATGGTCCTGCCCCTGGCCACCCTGTTCCTGATCCACTTCGGCTCCTATCTGCTGGTGATGCGCTCTTCCATGCTGGAGACGCTCAAGGAGGACTACATCGTCCTGGCCCGGGCCAAGGGCCTCAAGGACCGCGACATCAGAAACAAGCACGCCGCGCCCAACGCCTGGCTGCCGGTGGTGACCAGCGTGGGGCTTTCCCTGGCCTTTTCCATCAACGGCGGGGCGCTCACCGAGACGGTGTTCTCCTGGCCGGGCATCGGCCGGGAGCTGGTCTTCGCGGTCAGCCAGAACGACTACCCCCTGGCCCAGGCCTCGTTCCTGCTCATCTCCACGGTGGTGCTGTTCTCTAACGTGGTGGTGGACGTGCTCTACGCCTACCTCGACCCCCGGATCCGGTACTAG